A window of the Acidobacteriota bacterium genome harbors these coding sequences:
- a CDS encoding protein kinase, which produces MNLERWRTIDRIFSEVLEVAAEERHDRLLELTRDDSTLRPEVEALLRGEAEGAELLERVAELASASSPPLQEGDRLDHWRIGPLLGAGGSGVVFEAERVDQRYERRVAIKVLQHALLTDEAIERFRRECQVLARLDHSHIARLEDAGSTASGLPYLVLERVDGLPLDQWCERHRPTLDERLVLLQKVASGVAFAHRNLVVHRDLKPSNVLVTADGQPKLLDFGIARVLAGGRRDWTRLTVTRGPMTPQFASPEQLQGREVSTASDVYSLGLLLYQLVTGRLPYILNDLGDETVARLVAGDLALPAPSSAARGAAEGAIPAGALRGDLDTIILTALEVDPERRFRSAQALADEIDRFRSGLPILARAPSVGYVLRRFVGRHRLGVAAGVAIVAVATAMVVSLVLSSSRLRAQEAHARRTAGTAQEVTVFLSGLFEGAEPAVHQGRHLNARELLDRGAATFEQRTIDDPGVQSAVASAIGKAYLELSAFPEARSFLEQSQTWRETAGTPVTRAENLLLLSRLDFAESHFEAAEQQARRALDLLADSKSHQAMVDEGRVLLGRALMARGKLDAGEAELRSLLAASGRSSSLAPGLAGLVAFELGSAAFKRGQFEVARGQLAQAVDRLTLAHGELHPQIFEVQRLLFHVESTLDPAQAAEEPAKLRALLERQKRVYGDAHEQMMWTLTDLASSYTLRHQDDLAEGHYREALAMQDVLLADDHMVLAIIHAGLGHVARRREDLAVAIDHFERSLVIAERSFAADSIDLAYPRMTLGHALSRAGRCREAADLLEAAHRAFDAERREGDFSRTESLWGWGYARDCLGDAEGREMMWQALDQVEKSTWKDNEGLKHEVAAWVELTPPRPDSF; this is translated from the coding sequence GTGAATCTCGAACGCTGGCGAACCATCGATCGCATCTTTTCGGAGGTGTTGGAGGTGGCGGCGGAGGAGCGCCACGACCGGCTGCTCGAGCTGACCCGCGACGATTCGACGCTGCGGCCCGAGGTCGAAGCGCTGCTGCGCGGCGAGGCCGAGGGGGCGGAGCTGCTGGAGCGCGTCGCCGAGCTGGCTTCGGCGAGCTCGCCACCGCTCCAGGAGGGAGATCGACTGGACCACTGGCGCATCGGTCCGCTGCTCGGCGCCGGCGGCAGCGGCGTGGTCTTCGAGGCGGAGCGCGTCGACCAGCGCTACGAGCGGCGGGTGGCGATCAAGGTCCTCCAGCACGCCTTGCTGACGGATGAGGCGATCGAGCGCTTTCGCCGCGAATGCCAGGTTCTGGCGCGCCTCGATCATTCCCACATCGCCCGTCTCGAGGACGCCGGCTCGACGGCCAGCGGATTGCCCTACCTGGTGCTGGAGCGAGTCGACGGTCTCCCCCTCGACCAGTGGTGCGAGCGCCACCGACCCACCCTCGACGAACGTCTGGTCTTGCTCCAGAAGGTGGCGAGCGGGGTGGCCTTCGCCCATCGCAACCTGGTGGTCCATCGCGATCTCAAGCCGAGCAATGTTCTGGTGACCGCCGACGGGCAGCCCAAGCTGCTCGACTTCGGCATCGCCCGGGTGCTCGCCGGAGGCCGCCGCGACTGGACCCGGCTGACCGTCACCCGTGGGCCGATGACGCCGCAGTTCGCCAGCCCCGAGCAGCTCCAGGGGCGCGAGGTGTCGACCGCCAGCGATGTCTACTCGCTGGGCCTCTTGCTCTACCAGTTGGTGACCGGCCGTCTGCCCTACATCTTGAACGACCTCGGGGACGAGACGGTGGCCCGCCTGGTCGCCGGTGACCTGGCGCTGCCGGCGCCGAGCAGCGCCGCCCGGGGCGCGGCGGAGGGTGCCATTCCCGCTGGCGCCCTGCGAGGCGACCTCGACACCATCATCCTCACCGCCCTCGAGGTCGATCCCGAGCGTCGTTTCCGGTCAGCTCAGGCCCTGGCAGACGAGATCGATCGCTTCCGTTCGGGGCTGCCCATCCTGGCGCGCGCTCCGAGCGTCGGCTATGTGCTGCGCCGTTTCGTGGGTCGCCATCGGCTGGGGGTGGCGGCGGGGGTCGCGATCGTCGCGGTGGCCACCGCGATGGTCGTCAGCTTGGTGCTCAGCTCGAGTCGCCTGCGCGCCCAGGAGGCCCATGCTCGGCGCACCGCCGGGACCGCCCAGGAGGTGACGGTCTTCCTGAGCGGGCTGTTCGAAGGTGCCGAGCCGGCGGTCCACCAGGGCCGCCACCTCAATGCCCGTGAGCTCCTCGATCGCGGCGCCGCGACCTTCGAGCAGCGCACCATCGACGACCCGGGAGTCCAGTCCGCCGTCGCCTCGGCGATCGGCAAGGCCTACCTGGAGCTCTCCGCTTTTCCCGAAGCGCGCTCCTTCTTGGAGCAGTCGCAGACCTGGCGTGAGACGGCCGGTACCCCCGTCACCCGGGCGGAGAACCTTCTCTTGCTGTCGCGACTCGACTTCGCGGAGTCCCACTTCGAGGCCGCCGAGCAGCAGGCCCGCCGGGCCCTCGATCTGCTCGCCGACTCGAAGAGTCACCAAGCGATGGTGGACGAGGGGCGGGTCCTCCTCGGGCGAGCCTTGATGGCGCGAGGAAAGCTCGATGCGGGCGAGGCCGAGCTGCGCTCCCTGCTCGCCGCCAGCGGCCGAAGCTCCTCGCTGGCCCCCGGGCTCGCCGGTTTGGTCGCCTTCGAGCTCGGCAGCGCGGCCTTCAAGCGCGGCCAGTTCGAAGTCGCCCGGGGGCAGCTGGCGCAGGCCGTCGACCGGCTGACGCTGGCCCATGGCGAGCTGCATCCGCAGATCTTCGAAGTGCAGCGCTTGCTCTTTCACGTCGAATCCACTCTCGATCCGGCGCAGGCTGCCGAGGAGCCGGCCAAGCTGCGCGCCCTCCTCGAGCGCCAGAAACGGGTCTACGGCGATGCCCACGAGCAGATGATGTGGACCCTCACGGATCTCGCCAGCTCCTACACCCTGCGCCACCAGGACGACCTCGCCGAGGGCCACTACCGCGAAGCCTTGGCGATGCAGGATGTGCTGCTCGCGGACGACCACATGGTGCTGGCGATCATCCACGCCGGGCTCGGCCACGTCGCCCGGCGGCGAGAGGACCTGGCGGTCGCCATCGACCATTTCGAGCGCTCCCTGGTCATCGCCGAGCGCTCCTTCGCCGCCGACTCCATCGACCTGGCCTACCCGCGCATGACCTTGGGCCATGCCCTGAGTCGCGCCGGCCGCTGTCGCGAGGCGGCGGACCTGCTCGAGGCTGCTCATCGGGCCTTCGACGCCGAACGCCGGGAGGGCGACTTCAGCCGTACCGAATCGCTGTGGGGTTGGGGCTACGCCCGCGACTGCCTGGGTGACGCCGAGGGCCGCGAGATGATGTGGCAGGCCCTCGATCAGGTGGAGAAGAGCACCTGGAAGGACAACGAGGGCCTGAAACACGAGGTCGCGGCGTGGGTGGAGCTCACCCCGCCGCGACCGGATTCTTTCTAG
- a CDS encoding ECF-type sigma factor: MADRRRDPVTSSESPPRASDELFAEAHGELRKIANRHLRGERKDHTLQPTALVHEAYLRLAANGHRWPSRAVFLGIASRVMRQVLVDSARAHKVEKRGGAQRRRVTLRTDLSKALPSEVEILDLDRALDRLEALDSRKARVVELRVFGGMTVGEAAETLGTSKATIDREWRSARAWLGRFLLEGGGGEPA, from the coding sequence GTGGCTGACCGTCGGCGAGATCCCGTAACGAGCAGCGAATCCCCGCCGCGAGCGTCCGATGAGCTGTTCGCCGAAGCCCATGGCGAGCTGCGCAAGATCGCCAACCGTCATTTGCGGGGCGAGCGCAAGGACCACACCCTTCAGCCGACGGCGTTGGTCCACGAGGCCTACCTGCGGCTGGCGGCCAATGGGCACCGCTGGCCGAGCCGAGCCGTTTTCCTCGGCATCGCGTCGCGGGTGATGCGACAGGTTCTGGTCGACAGTGCTCGCGCTCACAAGGTCGAAAAGCGCGGTGGCGCTCAGCGCCGCCGGGTGACCCTGCGCACCGATCTCTCCAAGGCCCTGCCTTCGGAGGTCGAAATCCTCGATCTCGACCGCGCCCTCGATCGTCTCGAGGCACTCGATTCCCGCAAGGCGCGGGTCGTCGAGCTGCGGGTGTTCGGCGGCATGACCGTCGGCGAAGCGGCCGAAACCCTCGGCACCTCGAAAGCCACCATCGATCGCGAATGGCGCTCGGCCCGCGCCTGGCTCGGCCGCTTTCTGCTCGAAGGTGGCGGAGGCGAGCCGGCGTGA
- a CDS encoding type II toxin-antitoxin system Phd/YefM family antitoxin produces MKTATLTETKNGLSSLIDQVRQGEEILILDRGRPVARLISAVTDDSSSSQGRIERLERLGVLRRPSSPNARGAAPKARSQARRGGSILQALLDERSSTR; encoded by the coding sequence ATGAAGACAGCCACCTTGACTGAAACCAAAAATGGACTCAGCTCACTGATCGATCAGGTCCGCCAAGGGGAAGAGATTCTGATTCTCGATCGCGGCCGGCCGGTGGCTCGCCTGATCTCGGCCGTGACCGACGATTCGTCCTCATCGCAGGGTCGAATCGAACGCCTCGAACGGCTGGGGGTCCTGCGGCGCCCGAGCTCTCCGAACGCCCGGGGGGCAGCTCCCAAAGCCCGATCCCAGGCCAGGCGAGGAGGGAGCATCTTGCAAGCACTGCTCGACGAGCGCAGCAGCACCCGATGA
- a CDS encoding type II toxin-antitoxin system VapC family toxin, whose translation MRFWDSSALVPLLVEEETTASLDRLASDGREIAVWWGSEIECASAIARLERSQDLTTSDCQAVFEYLEELSKSWYQIDPINAVKSAARRFLRVHDLRAADSLQLAAALAAAEGQPPSLEFVCLDERLVTAARREGFRVIDRQRLQPASSES comes from the coding sequence ATGAGGTTCTGGGACAGCTCTGCCCTGGTTCCCCTCCTGGTGGAAGAAGAAACCACCGCCTCACTCGATCGGCTGGCTTCGGACGGCCGCGAGATCGCCGTGTGGTGGGGCTCCGAGATCGAGTGTGCTTCGGCGATCGCCCGCCTCGAGCGATCCCAGGACCTGACTACCTCGGATTGTCAGGCGGTCTTCGAGTATCTCGAGGAGCTCTCGAAGAGCTGGTACCAGATCGATCCGATCAACGCTGTGAAGTCCGCCGCCCGACGCTTCTTGCGAGTTCACGACCTTCGAGCAGCGGACTCGCTGCAACTGGCAGCGGCGCTCGCGGCAGCAGAAGGACAACCGCCTAGCCTCGAATTCGTTTGCCTCGACGAGCGGCTCGTCACCGCCGCCCGCCGGGAGGGCTTCCGGGTCATCGACCGACAGCGGCTCCAACCGGCCTCCTCGGAGTCCTGA
- a CDS encoding lytic polysaccharide monooxygenase auxiliary activity family 9 protein translates to MSCDRPRLRHCLVFASTAWVLLLSAEVLLAHGTIHTPPSRIYQCRFADNPENPQDPACAAAVALAGSPQFLYDWTAVLQANANGQHQQVVPDGELCSGGGSDYAGLDLPRNDWRTTAISPRPDGTFEFIYRATAPHSTLDMIFFITRPGWNPLAPLTWEDLDLIDEPGNPADPVDPFCHLLGATLEDIDGVGEAYRMVCPLPPRSGRHVIFHVWQRDDSPEAFYACVDVELSTAGPIFDSGFETGNTSEWSTTTP, encoded by the coding sequence ATGTCCTGTGATCGCCCCCGACTCCGCCATTGCTTGGTCTTCGCGTCGACCGCCTGGGTCCTGCTGCTCTCCGCCGAGGTTCTGCTCGCCCACGGCACCATCCACACGCCACCGAGCCGGATCTACCAATGCCGATTCGCCGACAACCCGGAGAACCCCCAGGATCCCGCCTGCGCCGCTGCCGTGGCGCTGGCCGGTAGCCCGCAGTTTCTCTACGACTGGACCGCGGTGCTGCAGGCAAACGCCAATGGTCAGCATCAGCAGGTGGTGCCCGATGGCGAGCTGTGCAGCGGCGGCGGCTCGGACTATGCCGGTCTGGACCTGCCACGCAACGATTGGCGCACCACCGCCATCTCGCCTCGGCCCGACGGCACCTTCGAGTTCATCTACCGCGCCACCGCCCCCCACTCGACCCTCGACATGATCTTTTTCATCACCCGGCCGGGATGGAATCCGCTCGCGCCGCTGACCTGGGAAGACCTCGACCTCATCGACGAGCCCGGCAACCCCGCCGACCCGGTGGATCCGTTCTGTCACCTGCTCGGCGCCACCCTCGAGGACATCGACGGCGTCGGCGAGGCCTACCGTATGGTCTGCCCGCTGCCGCCGCGCAGCGGACGCCATGTGATCTTCCACGTCTGGCAACGGGACGACAGCCCAGAGGCTTTCTACGCCTGTGTCGACGTCGAGCTGAGCACCGCGGGGCCGATCTTCGACAGTGGATTCGAGACCGGCAACACCTCCGAGTGGTCGACGACGACGCCGTGA